Proteins co-encoded in one Prescottella sp. R16 genomic window:
- a CDS encoding SRPBCC family protein, with product MTDKLEVTRHIAAAPEKVYAAISDVTRMGEWSEECHTCEWQGGADGPSVGAVFDGHNRNGDHEWTTQGTVIEADPGRSFVFECSMYGVHYATWGYRLEAVDDGTRITEWTEDLRTDEARAFGARVSGVEDRVARNEHTMGGTLDRLAAALEN from the coding sequence ATGACCGACAAGCTCGAGGTGACACGCCACATCGCTGCCGCACCGGAGAAGGTGTACGCGGCGATCTCGGACGTCACCCGCATGGGGGAATGGTCCGAGGAATGCCACACGTGTGAATGGCAGGGCGGCGCCGACGGCCCGTCGGTCGGCGCGGTGTTCGACGGCCACAACCGCAACGGCGACCACGAATGGACGACGCAGGGCACCGTGATCGAGGCCGATCCGGGCCGCAGCTTCGTGTTCGAGTGCTCGATGTACGGCGTCCACTACGCCACCTGGGGCTACCGCCTCGAGGCCGTCGACGACGGCACCCGGATCACCGAGTGGACCGAGGACCTGCGCACCGACGAGGCCCGCGCGTTCGGGGCGCGGGTGTCCGGCGTCGAGGACCGCGTCGCCCGCAACGAGCACACGATGGGCGGTACCCTCGACCGGCTCGCGGCCGCACTCGAGAACTGA
- a CDS encoding DUF3097 domain-containing protein gives MNARNSYGDIFAGHSRTRKPATPQVAAEKDLVVEDAATGFCGAVVGFERTYDGDFVRLEDAGRRTRLFAMREAAFLIDGRPVTLVRPAPQAQKPQRSASGSTKVDGLRARTALPSRIWVEGVHDAALVERVWGHDLRVEGVVVEHLEGLDNLADRLVEFEPGPGRKVGVLVDHLVTGSKEERLTQGLGPYVMVTGHPYIDVWEAVRPTAVGIDAWPRIPRGQDWKTGICDALGWGTPQDGWRRVYNAVNSFRDLEAPLIGAVERLVDFVTVD, from the coding sequence GTGAACGCGCGCAACAGCTACGGCGACATCTTCGCCGGCCACTCCCGCACCCGGAAACCCGCGACACCGCAGGTGGCGGCCGAGAAGGACCTCGTCGTCGAGGACGCGGCCACCGGATTCTGCGGGGCCGTCGTCGGCTTCGAACGCACCTACGACGGCGACTTCGTCCGGCTGGAGGACGCCGGACGCCGCACCCGGCTGTTCGCGATGCGCGAGGCCGCGTTCCTGATCGACGGCCGACCCGTCACCCTCGTCCGCCCGGCCCCGCAGGCGCAGAAGCCGCAGCGGTCGGCGTCCGGTTCCACGAAGGTCGACGGCCTGCGGGCCCGCACCGCGCTGCCCAGCCGGATCTGGGTGGAAGGCGTGCACGACGCCGCCCTCGTCGAACGCGTGTGGGGCCACGACCTGCGGGTGGAGGGCGTCGTCGTCGAACACCTCGAGGGCCTCGACAACCTCGCCGACCGGTTGGTCGAGTTCGAGCCCGGCCCCGGCCGCAAGGTGGGGGTGCTCGTCGACCACCTCGTCACCGGTTCCAAGGAGGAACGCCTCACCCAGGGCCTCGGCCCGTACGTCATGGTCACCGGCCACCCCTACATCGACGTGTGGGAAGCGGTGCGGCCCACCGCCGTCGGCATCGACGCGTGGCCGCGCATTCCCCGCGGCCAGGACTGGAAGACCGGGATCTGCGACGCCCTCGGCTGGGGCACCCCGCAGGACGGCTGGCGCCGCGTCTACAACGCGGTGAACAGCTTCCGGGACCTCGAGGCCCCCCTCATCGGTGCCGTCGAACGACTCGTCGACTTCGTGACCGTCGACTGA
- a CDS encoding NfeD family protein yields MAALMWLVAGVLLAAAEALVGEFFLLMLAGGALVTAGFSAVTDVPVWIDAVVFGVVSLALVLGVRPALLRRFDKPPLTATNVDALPGKRALVLDEVAEHSGTVKLDGDVWTARPLDVTEVYPPGTTVTVMEIDGATAVVWRGP; encoded by the coding sequence GTGGCAGCATTGATGTGGCTGGTGGCGGGGGTGTTGCTGGCGGCCGCGGAGGCGTTGGTGGGGGAGTTCTTCCTGCTGATGCTCGCGGGCGGCGCACTGGTGACCGCCGGTTTCAGCGCGGTGACCGATGTTCCGGTGTGGATCGACGCCGTCGTGTTCGGCGTCGTCTCGCTCGCCCTCGTGCTCGGGGTGCGGCCGGCACTGTTGCGTCGCTTCGACAAACCGCCGCTGACCGCGACCAACGTCGACGCGCTGCCCGGCAAACGGGCCCTCGTCCTCGACGAGGTCGCCGAGCACAGCGGCACGGTCAAGCTCGACGGTGACGTGTGGACCGCCCGTCCACTCGACGTCACCGAGGTGTACCCACCGGGGACGACGGTCACGGTGATGGAGATCGACGGCGCGACGGCCGTCGTATGGAGGGGACCTTAG
- a CDS encoding SPFH domain-containing protein, translated as MAALIVLAVLVVLVVIVVAKSVALVPQAEAAVIERLGRYARTVSGQLTFLVPFVDRIRAKVDLRERVVSFAPQPVITQDNLTLSIDTVVYFQVTNPQAAVYEISNYIAAVEQLTITTLRNVVGGMTLEETLTSRDSINGQLRGVLDEATGRWGLRVARVELKSIDPPPSIQESMEKQMKADREKRAMILTAEGHRESSIKTAEGDKQSQILAAEGAKQAAILGAEADRQSRILRAQGERAAKYLQAQGEAKSIEKVFAAIKSGKPTPEMLAYQYLQTLPEMAKGDANKVWLVPSDFGDALKGFAKTLGAPGDDGVFRYEPTRTDERDLPRPEDDSDEVADWFDMKPDPAVEKAVRAAEAVARTPVENPLSGPALGEGGRHGQLPPGQE; from the coding sequence ATGGCAGCACTGATAGTTCTGGCGGTACTGGTCGTACTCGTCGTGATAGTGGTCGCGAAGTCGGTGGCACTGGTGCCGCAGGCCGAGGCGGCCGTGATCGAGCGGCTCGGCCGCTACGCGCGGACCGTGTCCGGGCAGCTGACGTTCCTGGTGCCGTTCGTGGACCGGATCCGTGCCAAGGTGGACCTGCGCGAGCGGGTGGTGTCGTTCGCGCCGCAGCCCGTCATCACGCAGGACAACCTGACCCTGTCCATCGACACGGTCGTGTACTTCCAGGTCACCAACCCGCAGGCCGCGGTGTACGAGATCAGCAACTACATCGCCGCCGTCGAGCAGCTCACCATCACGACGCTGCGCAACGTCGTCGGCGGGATGACGCTCGAGGAGACGCTCACCTCGCGTGACTCGATCAACGGCCAGCTGCGCGGTGTGCTCGACGAGGCCACCGGACGCTGGGGCCTGCGTGTCGCCCGCGTCGAGCTCAAGAGCATCGATCCGCCGCCGTCGATCCAGGAGTCGATGGAGAAGCAGATGAAGGCGGACCGCGAGAAGCGGGCGATGATCCTCACCGCCGAAGGCCACCGCGAGTCCTCGATCAAGACCGCAGAGGGCGACAAGCAGAGCCAGATCCTCGCCGCCGAGGGCGCCAAGCAGGCCGCGATTCTCGGTGCCGAGGCCGACCGGCAGTCCCGTATCCTGCGTGCGCAGGGTGAGCGGGCCGCCAAGTACCTGCAGGCGCAGGGCGAGGCCAAGTCGATCGAGAAGGTGTTCGCGGCCATCAAGTCCGGCAAACCGACCCCCGAGATGCTCGCCTACCAGTACCTGCAGACGCTGCCCGAGATGGCCAAGGGTGACGCCAACAAGGTGTGGCTGGTGCCCAGCGACTTCGGCGACGCACTCAAGGGATTCGCGAAGACCCTCGGCGCGCCCGGCGACGACGGCGTCTTCCGGTACGAGCCGACACGCACCGACGAGCGGGACCTGCCCCGACCGGAGGACGACTCCGACGAGGTCGCCGACTGGTTCGACATGAAGCCCGACCCGGCGGTCGAGAAGGCCGTCCGCGCCGCCGAGGCCGTCGCCCGCACCCCGGTCGAGAACCCGCTGTCCGGTCCCGCCCTCGGCGAGGGTGGGAGGCACGGACAGCTGCCACCCGGACAGGAATAG
- a CDS encoding TVP38/TMEM64 family protein: MITRLRDPRLLGALVGVVALFVVAALLPHPSIEQIRAWADAVGPVFPLVFFLVHTVVTIAPVPRTLFTVSAGVLFGAATGLTVTIVATTISAVLALVIVRAMGRDAVVPHLTHPAVRAVDARLARRGWLAVGSLRLIAPIPFSVINYCCGVSSIRVLPYTLATVVGILPGTVGVVLLGDALAGTANPGLLVLSGVCIAIGVVGLLFDARTPVASAEKTPENQA, translated from the coding sequence GTGATCACACGCCTGCGGGACCCCCGACTGCTCGGCGCGCTCGTCGGTGTCGTGGCGTTGTTCGTCGTGGCGGCGCTGCTGCCGCACCCGTCGATCGAGCAGATCCGGGCGTGGGCGGACGCGGTCGGTCCGGTGTTTCCGCTCGTGTTCTTCCTGGTGCACACCGTGGTGACGATCGCGCCGGTGCCGCGCACCCTGTTCACGGTGAGCGCGGGGGTGCTGTTCGGCGCGGCGACGGGTCTGACGGTGACGATCGTGGCGACGACGATCTCCGCGGTCCTGGCGTTGGTGATCGTGCGGGCGATGGGCCGTGACGCCGTCGTCCCGCACCTGACGCATCCGGCGGTGCGGGCCGTGGACGCCCGGCTGGCGCGACGCGGCTGGCTCGCGGTCGGATCGTTGCGGCTGATCGCCCCCATCCCGTTCTCGGTGATCAACTACTGCTGTGGGGTGTCGTCGATCCGGGTGCTGCCGTACACGCTGGCCACGGTGGTCGGCATCCTGCCCGGCACGGTCGGTGTCGTCCTGCTCGGCGACGCGTTGGCCGGCACCGCGAATCCCGGCCTGCTGGTGCTGTCCGGGGTATGTATCGCGATCGGTGTCGTCGGACTGCTGTTCGACGCCCGCACACCGGTCGCCTCCGCCGAGAAAACACCCGAAAATCAAGCCTGA
- a CDS encoding PaaI family thioesterase — protein MSVANILDDGVVITPQWLFRMSTLQRLGDVTRLTMDIDGIASASGSATAALGVLVDDSVGATLRDRRGTHAGLVTADLSVDFVTPTGWTGPELCAEGRVVAITGDGGVAVTEIRDADGVLVATATAWGNFVDGGVDRSGTVVRPVAAASGIPPAPLSPLERIGGRLVGTDRLVVPSNPALANKLGVMHGGVQACAMDLVGNAAVSTPNAPMHTASLRINYFRPAPVDTDVVFTTEVVRAGRSIAVVRVTSTDGEGRVCAVGTVTCRRPSAPTTPAR, from the coding sequence ATGAGCGTGGCGAACATTCTCGACGACGGTGTCGTGATCACTCCGCAGTGGTTGTTCCGAATGAGCACGTTGCAGCGTCTCGGCGACGTCACCCGGCTGACCATGGACATCGACGGGATCGCCTCCGCTTCGGGGTCTGCCACGGCGGCTCTGGGTGTCCTCGTCGACGACAGTGTCGGCGCGACACTGCGGGACCGGCGTGGAACACACGCCGGTCTGGTGACCGCCGACCTGTCAGTGGACTTTGTCACACCGACCGGATGGACCGGTCCCGAACTGTGCGCCGAGGGCCGGGTCGTGGCGATCACCGGTGACGGCGGTGTGGCCGTCACCGAGATCCGTGACGCCGACGGTGTCCTCGTCGCCACCGCGACCGCGTGGGGAAACTTCGTCGACGGCGGCGTCGACCGCAGCGGGACCGTCGTGCGTCCCGTCGCCGCGGCGTCCGGGATTCCGCCCGCCCCACTGTCACCACTGGAACGGATCGGCGGACGTCTCGTCGGCACCGACCGGCTGGTCGTGCCGTCGAACCCGGCGCTCGCCAACAAGCTCGGCGTGATGCACGGCGGTGTCCAGGCGTGTGCGATGGATCTGGTCGGCAACGCGGCCGTCTCCACCCCGAACGCACCGATGCACACCGCATCGCTGCGGATCAACTACTTTCGACCCGCCCCGGTCGACACGGACGTCGTGTTCACCACGGAGGTGGTCCGGGCCGGACGCTCGATCGCGGTGGTACGGGTGACGAGCACCGACGGTGAGGGCCGGGTGTGCGCGGTCGGGACCGTGACGTGCCGGCGGCCGAGCGCGCCGACCACTCCGGCCCGGTAA
- the mutA gene encoding methylmalonyl-CoA mutase small subunit, which translates to MSPASQAEDAAHAYSEWQQAVAGVLAKSRRVDAAELGPEPQKLLETTTYDGVTVSPLYTGRDELPEAPLPGEFPFVRGANGTRDVNAGWLVAALFGRGGSDVAAVNRAILDGLENGVSAVTLTVGAAGVPVASLDAALEGVLLDLAPLTLDAGADTAAAAQQLYTLLDARAAAGDGVTDRAAIRVGLGASPLTDAFSGATGTSFDAVAALAETAAARAETVRAITVDGTVFHNAGASDAEELGAAVAAGVEYLRALTAAGLPITQALGQLEFRLSATDDQFQSVAKFRAGRQVWARIAQVCGASEAGAAVQHAVTSAAMMSQRDPWVNMLRTTLAAFGAGVGGADSVTVLPFDVALPAGAAGVSTSFSERIARNTQLLLLEESHLGRVLDPGAGSWYVEQLTEQVAAKAWEFFQQIEAAGGYRAALDAGVVAEKIAATKAARDSDIAHRRTAVTGVNEFPNLAEDPLPAGVAEAGTTVAGTPVARYGAAFEALRDRSDAYVAAHGVRPRVLLAPLGSVAEHNVRTTFAANLLASGGIEAVNPGPLDPADGSLAAAVQDAGVSIAVLCGTDKRYGDQGGAAVAALRDAGIGQVLLAGPEKIFAEAPDAQRPDAFLTARIDAVAALTALFDAIETGSTK; encoded by the coding sequence GTGTCACCAGCTTCACAAGCCGAGGACGCTGCGCACGCCTACTCGGAATGGCAGCAGGCCGTCGCCGGTGTGCTCGCCAAGTCGCGTCGAGTCGACGCCGCCGAGCTGGGCCCGGAGCCGCAGAAACTTCTCGAGACCACGACGTACGACGGTGTCACCGTGTCGCCGCTGTACACCGGCCGTGACGAGCTGCCCGAGGCGCCGCTGCCCGGTGAGTTCCCGTTCGTCCGCGGTGCGAACGGCACCCGCGACGTCAACGCGGGCTGGCTGGTGGCCGCACTGTTCGGTCGCGGCGGAAGCGACGTCGCCGCCGTGAACCGTGCGATCCTCGACGGCCTCGAGAACGGTGTGAGCGCCGTGACCCTGACCGTCGGCGCCGCCGGTGTCCCGGTCGCGTCACTGGATGCCGCACTCGAGGGGGTCCTGCTGGACCTTGCGCCGCTGACCCTCGACGCCGGAGCGGACACCGCCGCGGCCGCACAGCAGCTGTACACGCTCCTCGACGCGCGGGCCGCCGCCGGTGACGGAGTCACCGACCGTGCCGCGATCCGTGTCGGCCTGGGCGCGTCCCCGCTGACCGACGCGTTCTCCGGCGCCACCGGCACCTCGTTCGACGCCGTTGCCGCGCTCGCCGAGACCGCCGCTGCCCGCGCCGAGACCGTCCGCGCGATCACCGTGGACGGCACCGTCTTCCACAACGCCGGCGCCTCCGACGCCGAGGAGCTCGGTGCCGCGGTCGCCGCCGGTGTCGAGTACCTGCGCGCACTGACCGCGGCGGGCCTGCCGATCACGCAGGCGCTCGGCCAGCTCGAGTTCCGCCTCTCCGCCACCGACGACCAGTTCCAGTCCGTCGCCAAGTTCCGGGCCGGCCGCCAGGTGTGGGCGCGGATCGCACAGGTGTGCGGCGCGTCCGAGGCCGGTGCCGCCGTGCAGCACGCCGTCACGTCGGCGGCGATGATGTCGCAGCGCGACCCGTGGGTGAACATGCTCCGCACCACCCTGGCCGCGTTCGGTGCCGGTGTCGGCGGTGCCGACTCGGTGACCGTCCTGCCGTTCGACGTCGCCCTGCCCGCCGGTGCTGCCGGTGTGTCGACGTCGTTCTCCGAGCGCATCGCCCGCAACACGCAGCTGCTGCTGCTCGAGGAATCGCACCTCGGCCGCGTCCTCGATCCGGGTGCCGGTTCGTGGTACGTCGAGCAGCTGACCGAGCAGGTCGCCGCGAAGGCGTGGGAATTCTTCCAGCAGATCGAGGCCGCCGGCGGTTACCGTGCCGCGCTCGACGCCGGTGTCGTCGCCGAGAAGATCGCCGCCACCAAGGCCGCCCGCGACTCCGACATCGCGCACCGCCGCACCGCCGTCACCGGCGTCAACGAGTTCCCGAACCTTGCCGAGGATCCGCTGCCCGCGGGTGTCGCCGAGGCCGGGACCACGGTCGCCGGCACCCCCGTCGCCCGCTACGGTGCGGCGTTCGAGGCACTGCGGGACCGCTCCGACGCCTACGTCGCCGCCCACGGCGTCCGCCCGCGGGTGCTGCTGGCGCCGCTGGGTTCGGTCGCCGAGCACAACGTGCGCACCACGTTCGCGGCCAACCTCCTCGCCTCCGGTGGCATCGAGGCCGTCAACCCGGGTCCGCTGGATCCGGCCGACGGCTCCCTCGCCGCCGCCGTGCAGGACGCCGGCGTGTCGATCGCCGTGCTGTGCGGCACCGACAAGCGCTACGGCGACCAGGGTGGCGCCGCGGTGGCCGCGCTGCGCGACGCGGGCATCGGACAGGTTCTGCTGGCCGGCCCGGAGAAGATTTTCGCGGAGGCTCCCGACGCCCAGCGTCCGGACGCCTTCCTCACCGCTCGCATCGACGCGGTCGCGGCCCTGACCGCGCTGTTCGACGCTATCGAGACTGGGAGCACCAAGTGA
- the scpA gene encoding methylmalonyl-CoA mutase, which translates to MSTNEVTHEIGSFADVALTDPQSPTPAAPTAEQAQELVENLASANGYTPEQVVWSTPEGIDVKPVYTKADRDAAAADGYPLGSYPGAAPYLRGPYPTMYVNQPWTIRQYAGFSTAAESNAFYRRNLASGQKGLSVAFDLATHRGYDSDHPRVQGDVGMAGVAIDSILDMRQLFDGIDLSQVSVSMTMNGAVLPILALYVVAAEEQGVAPEQLAGTIQNDILKEFMVRNTYIYPPKPSMRIISDIFAYTSAKMPKFNSISISGYHIQEAGATADLELAYTLADGIEYIRAGLDAGMDIDKFAPRLSFFWAIGMNFFMEVAKLRAGRLLWAELVEKFAPKNAKSLSLRTHSQTSGWSLTAQDVFNNVARTCVEAMAATQGHTQSLHTNALDEAIALPTDFSARIARNTQLLIQQESNTVRPIDPWGGSHYVEWLTNELANRARKHIAEVEEAGGMAQAIGEGIPKLRIEEAAARTQARIDSGRQPLIGVNKYVPDEPDSIEVLKVDNTKVRAEQLAKLKQLRAERDEAATQAALAELTRAAASTEGGMENNLLALAIDAARAKATGGEISDALEKVYGRHQAEIRTISGVYRDEAGKAGNISSAIELVEKFAEAEGRRPRILVAKMGQDGHDRGQKVISTGFADLGFDVDVGPLFQTPEEVAQQAADADVHIVGVSSLAAGHLTLVPALREALAEVGRPDIMVVVGGVIPPGDFDELYEAGAAAIFPPGTVLADAAVGLLNKLSEQLGHETIAAD; encoded by the coding sequence GTGAGCACCAACGAGGTCACGCACGAGATCGGCAGCTTCGCCGACGTCGCGCTGACGGACCCGCAGTCCCCGACCCCGGCCGCCCCCACCGCGGAGCAGGCTCAGGAGCTCGTCGAGAACCTGGCGTCCGCGAACGGCTACACGCCCGAGCAGGTCGTGTGGTCGACGCCCGAGGGCATCGACGTCAAGCCCGTCTACACCAAGGCGGACCGGGACGCCGCCGCGGCCGACGGCTACCCGCTGGGCAGCTACCCGGGTGCGGCGCCGTACCTGCGTGGCCCGTACCCGACGATGTACGTCAACCAGCCGTGGACCATCCGCCAGTACGCGGGCTTCTCCACCGCCGCCGAGTCCAACGCGTTCTACCGGCGCAACCTCGCGTCCGGTCAGAAGGGCCTGTCGGTCGCGTTCGACCTCGCGACGCACCGCGGCTACGACTCCGATCACCCGCGCGTGCAGGGTGACGTCGGCATGGCCGGTGTCGCGATCGACTCGATCCTCGACATGCGTCAGCTGTTCGACGGCATCGACCTGTCGCAGGTGTCGGTGTCGATGACCATGAACGGCGCGGTGCTGCCGATCCTGGCGCTGTACGTCGTGGCCGCCGAGGAGCAGGGTGTCGCTCCCGAGCAGCTGGCCGGAACCATTCAGAACGACATTCTGAAGGAGTTCATGGTCCGCAACACGTACATCTACCCGCCGAAGCCGTCGATGCGGATCATCTCCGACATCTTCGCGTACACGTCGGCGAAGATGCCGAAGTTCAACTCGATCTCCATCTCCGGCTACCACATCCAGGAAGCCGGTGCGACGGCCGACCTGGAGCTGGCGTACACGCTGGCCGACGGCATCGAGTACATCCGCGCCGGCCTCGACGCGGGCATGGACATCGACAAGTTCGCGCCGCGGCTGTCGTTCTTCTGGGCGATCGGCATGAACTTCTTCATGGAGGTCGCCAAGCTGCGCGCCGGGCGTCTGCTGTGGGCCGAGCTGGTCGAGAAGTTCGCGCCGAAGAACGCCAAGTCGCTGTCGCTGCGCACGCATTCGCAGACGTCGGGCTGGTCGCTCACCGCGCAGGACGTGTTCAACAACGTCGCCCGCACGTGTGTCGAGGCGATGGCCGCGACGCAGGGCCACACCCAGTCGCTGCACACCAACGCCCTCGACGAGGCGATCGCGCTGCCGACCGATTTCTCGGCCCGTATCGCGCGTAACACGCAGCTGCTGATCCAGCAGGAGTCGAACACGGTCCGGCCGATCGACCCGTGGGGCGGCTCGCACTACGTCGAGTGGCTCACCAACGAGCTCGCGAACCGTGCCCGCAAGCACATCGCCGAGGTCGAGGAGGCCGGCGGCATGGCCCAGGCCATCGGTGAGGGCATCCCGAAGCTGCGCATCGAGGAGGCCGCGGCCCGTACGCAGGCCCGTATCGACTCCGGCCGGCAGCCGCTGATCGGTGTCAACAAGTATGTGCCGGACGAGCCGGACAGCATCGAGGTCCTCAAGGTCGACAACACCAAGGTGCGTGCCGAGCAGCTCGCGAAGCTGAAGCAGCTGCGCGCCGAGCGTGACGAGGCCGCCACCCAGGCCGCGCTCGCCGAGCTCACCCGTGCCGCTGCCTCGACCGAGGGTGGCATGGAGAACAACCTGCTGGCCCTCGCGATCGACGCCGCCCGCGCCAAGGCGACCGGTGGCGAGATCTCCGACGCGCTCGAGAAGGTGTACGGGCGTCATCAGGCCGAGATCCGGACCATCAGTGGTGTGTACCGGGACGAGGCCGGAAAGGCGGGCAACATCAGCTCCGCAATCGAACTCGTCGAGAAGTTCGCCGAGGCGGAGGGCCGTCGCCCCCGCATCCTCGTCGCGAAGATGGGTCAGGACGGTCACGACCGCGGCCAGAAGGTGATCTCCACCGGTTTCGCGGACCTCGGCTTCGACGTCGACGTCGGACCGCTGTTCCAGACCCCCGAGGAGGTCGCCCAGCAGGCGGCCGACGCCGACGTCCACATCGTCGGTGTGTCCTCCCTCGCCGCCGGTCACCTCACCCTGGTGCCGGCGCTGCGGGAGGCTCTCGCGGAGGTCGGACGCCCCGACATCATGGTCGTCGTCGGTGGTGTCATCCCGCCGGGTGACTTCGACGAGCTGTACGAGGCCGGTGCGGCCGCCATCTTCCCGCCCGGCACGGTCCTCGCCGACGCGGCGGTCGGCCTGCTGAACAAGCTGTCGGAACAGTTGGGACACGAGACGATTGCTGCAGACTAG
- the meaB gene encoding methylmalonyl Co-A mutase-associated GTPase MeaB: MLQTSRPPLDLDALGDAVLAGSRAQISKAITLVESTRTDHREQAQQLLLRLLPHAGKAIRVGITGVPGVGKSTTIEALGMHLLSLGHKVAVLAVDPSSTRTGGSILGDKTRMQNLSVEPNAFIRPSPTSGTLGGVAKATRETMVLLEAAGYDVILVETVGVGQSEVTVANMVDTFTFLTLARTGDQLQGIKKGVLELADIVSVNKADGKHQAEARVAARELSGALHLIYPHDALWRPPVLTMSALENDGIDKFWDEVLRHRQVLGDAGELERKRHQQQVDWTWSMVHDQLLRRLESNEQVKAIRGRVEQRVREGSLTAALAARSILDAFDGTD, encoded by the coding sequence TTGCTGCAGACTAGTCGTCCGCCGCTGGACCTGGACGCGCTCGGTGACGCGGTCCTGGCGGGTTCGCGAGCACAGATCTCCAAGGCGATCACGCTCGTCGAGTCCACCCGGACCGATCACCGGGAACAGGCGCAGCAGCTGCTGCTGCGCCTGCTCCCGCACGCCGGCAAGGCGATCCGGGTAGGGATCACCGGTGTCCCCGGGGTGGGTAAGTCCACGACCATCGAGGCTCTCGGGATGCACCTGCTCTCGCTGGGGCACAAGGTCGCGGTGCTCGCGGTCGATCCGTCCTCGACCCGCACCGGCGGGTCGATCCTCGGTGACAAGACCCGGATGCAGAACCTGTCGGTGGAGCCGAACGCGTTCATCCGACCGTCTCCGACGTCGGGCACGCTCGGCGGGGTCGCGAAGGCGACCCGGGAGACGATGGTGCTGCTCGAGGCCGCCGGCTACGACGTGATCCTCGTCGAAACCGTCGGGGTGGGGCAGTCGGAGGTGACGGTCGCCAACATGGTCGACACGTTCACGTTCCTCACCCTCGCCCGCACCGGCGACCAGTTGCAGGGCATCAAGAAGGGTGTCCTCGAGCTCGCCGACATCGTCAGCGTCAACAAGGCCGACGGCAAGCATCAGGCGGAGGCGCGGGTCGCGGCCCGGGAACTGTCCGGGGCGCTGCACCTGATCTATCCGCACGACGCCCTGTGGCGGCCGCCGGTGCTGACGATGAGCGCGCTCGAGAACGACGGCATCGACAAGTTCTGGGACGAGGTGCTGCGGCACCGGCAGGTCCTCGGTGACGCCGGGGAACTCGAACGCAAGCGGCACCAGCAGCAGGTGGACTGGACGTGGTCGATGGTCCACGACCAACTGCTGCGCCGTCTCGAATCCAACGAGCAGGTCAAGGCGATCCGTGGCCGGGTCGAGCAGCGGGTGCGGGAGGGGTCGCTCACCGCGGCTCTCGCCGCCCGCAGCATCCTCGACGCGTTCGACGGCACGGACTAG
- a CDS encoding ScbR family autoregulator-binding transcription factor, translating into MVKQARAVATRQQIITGAARMFERCGFEGASLGDIVAGAGTTKGALYFHFQSKDDLASVVIAEQHRISLDTVAAIADTGTDALRQLVMLTHETARQLIEDPIVRAGIRLVLEFGSVGGRDQPYRDWIEAARAIVEAGIARGQIAATIDAGTFARFLAEAFTGAQLVSQVLTCRQDLEHRVDAMWQLLLPSVAATDDVDELAGIRAARWSRPESIPNTPVTEQACA; encoded by the coding sequence GTGGTAAAGCAAGCACGAGCCGTGGCAACACGGCAGCAGATCATCACCGGTGCGGCGCGCATGTTCGAGCGCTGCGGATTCGAGGGCGCGAGCCTCGGCGACATCGTCGCCGGCGCGGGCACCACCAAGGGCGCCCTCTACTTCCACTTCCAATCCAAGGACGACCTCGCGAGCGTCGTCATCGCCGAACAGCACCGCATATCGCTCGACACGGTCGCTGCGATCGCGGACACCGGGACGGACGCGCTGCGCCAGCTCGTGATGCTCACGCACGAGACGGCGCGGCAGCTCATCGAGGATCCGATCGTGCGGGCCGGTATCCGGCTCGTCCTCGAATTCGGTTCCGTCGGCGGCCGGGACCAGCCGTACCGCGATTGGATCGAGGCCGCCCGGGCGATCGTCGAGGCCGGGATCGCGCGCGGGCAGATCGCCGCGACCATCGACGCCGGCACCTTCGCCCGGTTCCTCGCCGAAGCGTTCACCGGCGCCCAGCTGGTGTCCCAGGTCCTGACCTGCCGGCAGGACCTCGAGCATCGCGTCGACGCCATGTGGCAGTTGCTGCTCCCGTCCGTCGCCGCCACCGATGACGTCGACGAACTCGCCGGCATCCGCGCAGCCCGCTGGTCGCGCCCTGAATCGATCCCGAACACGCCGGTCACGGAACAGGCCTGCGCCTAG